The Helianthus annuus cultivar XRQ/B chromosome 16, HanXRQr2.0-SUNRISE, whole genome shotgun sequence genome includes a window with the following:
- the LOC110918535 gene encoding cytochrome P450 76AD1 — MELLYLIITSIISFFFLLQVADVHRKRRLPPGPLRLPIIGNLHQLLGPKPHKTLATLAKKHGPLMTIQLGNITTVVASTPEAAREILLSKDEVCSSRPVPDAVTALKHHDMAILWIPPNVTWQTHRKVLRMYLTSQHKLDTLKNVRETVVEEMLDYIRVCARKKTAVDIGMMGFAFSLNQLAKTFFSQNMTSYEPEDIRRFQEVVETAMEMMGKLNIVDMFPVLKPFDPQNVRRRAKEAFVCLEEMVEASLNERVKHRDSNLPRFDDVLDSMLDYSEENEDEFSLKHIKTLLMEVLVAGTDTIASSTTWIMSELLLNPHMLLKVREEVSHIVGEDGTIEEAKTLELPYLHAVIKETLRLHAGSPLLAPHITQTEVQIGNYVVPKNTRLVVNAWAVARDERYWENPRVFMPERFLKNKVDFKGQHFEFIPFGSGRRKCPGMPLAERMLSLIVASFVYHFDWDANEEVNMDDKFGLALLKATPLVVTPQVVNK, encoded by the exons ATGGAGCTCCTATATCTCATTATCACTTCTATCATAAGCTTCTTCTTCCTCCTCCAAGTCGCCGACGTTCACCGGAAGAGAAGACTCCCTCCGGGCCCGTTGCGGCTCCCCATCATTGGAAACCTCCATCAATTACTTGGACCAAAACCACATAAAACCCTAGCCACCCTAGCAAAGAAACATGGTCCGCTAATGACCATCCAACTAGGCAACATCACAACTGTGGTGGCATCCACACCCGAAGCCGCTAGAGAGATTCTCCTAAGTAAAGACGAGGTGTGCTCCAGTCGCCCCGTCCCAGACGCGGTCACCGCTTTAAAACACCATGACATGGCTATCCTATGGATACCACCAAATGTAACATGGCAGACCCATAGAAAAGTCCTTAGAATGTATCTCACAAGCCAACATAAACTCGACACGCTCAAGAACGTCCGTGAAACCGTTGTGGAAGAAATGTTGGATTATATCCGTGTGTGCGCGAGGAAGAAAACAGCGGTAGACATCGGAATGATGGGGTTTGCTTTCTCATTGAACCAGCTTgcgaaaacatttttctcacaaaACATGACTAGCTATGAACCCGAGGATATTAGGCGGTTCCAGGAGGTTGTGGAGACCGCGATGGAGATGATGGGGAAGCTTAACATAGTAGACATGTTTCCGGTTTTGAAACCGTTTGATCCGCAGAATGTAAGGCGGCGAGCGAAGGAGGCGTTTGTCTGTTTGGAGGAAATGGTAGAAGCTTCTCTAAATGAGAGGGTTAAACATCGAGATTCAAATCTGCCTAGGTTTGATGATGTGTTGGATTCTATGTTGGATTATAGTGAGGAGAATGAAGATGAGTTCAGTCTTAAACACATCAAGACTTTACTTATG GAAGTGTTAGTAGCAGGAACGGACACGATAGCAAGCTCGACAACATGGATAATGTCTGAACTGTTACTTAACCCTCACATGTTATTAAAAGTCCGCGAAGAAGTGAGCCATATAGTGGGAGAAGATGGAACTATCGAAGAAGCGAAAACCCTTGAGCTGCCCTACTTGCATGCTGTCATCAAAGAAACACTACGACTTCACGCAGGGTCACCCTTATTGGCGCCTCACATTACTCAAACCGAAGTCCAAATTGGTAATTATGTTGTGCCAAAAAACACACGACTTGTGGTGAACGCATGGGCCGTGGCACGGGACGAGAGATATTGGGAAAACCCGAGAGTGTTTATGCCCGAAAGATTCTTGAAAAATAAGGTTGACTTTAAGGGGCAACATTTTGAGTTCATACCATTTGGGTCAGGTAGAAGGAAGTGCCCAGGTATGCCTTTGGCTGAGAGGATGTTGAGTTTGATTGTGGCCTCATTTGTGTATCATTTTGATTGGGATGCTAATGAAGAAGTGAACATGGATGACAAGTTTGGCCTTGCATTGCTTAAGGCAACACCACTTGTTGTTACACCTCAAGTGGTCAATAAGTAA